From Chlamydiifrater volucris, one genomic window encodes:
- the rmuC gene encoding DNA recombination protein RmuC: protein MKVLDLRTKRSLEHCFEKEKAANEILRKTLEEIVQRHHLEKEIQNKEFEKTLNQYKLEKNFLAQSLESQEDRKVLIETFSNKLACSTQSLIKEIQKETKEYFSERSKHFEDIISPVNSVLKEFKKNIDDYERKQAEERGSLKEQISQLMEAEKQLETQTSALRNILAHPAKRGRWGEVQLERILELSGMLKYCDYEMQVSSSSGQSRADAVIRLPQNRCLIIDSKAPLSESYLEQGEYDKDDMISRIKEHVRCLKAKAYWEKFSETPEFIILFLPGESLFNDTVKHAPELMDISASSNVLIAGPSTLLALLKTVAHTWKQENLHQQIQEIGSLGKELYERLGVVFRHFNKLGNNLRTASQSYNELASSLRTRMLPTIKKFEKLDVAPQNKHISEVTSIEITNKGPLPINPEDEEELLLSEKLPSSMTTKELLDE, encoded by the coding sequence ATGAAAGTCTTAGATCTTCGCACCAAAAGATCTCTAGAACATTGTTTCGAGAAAGAAAAGGCGGCAAATGAAATTTTAAGAAAAACCCTGGAAGAAATAGTTCAAAGGCATCATCTAGAAAAAGAGATCCAAAATAAAGAATTTGAAAAAACATTAAATCAATACAAGTTGGAGAAAAACTTTCTGGCTCAGTCATTGGAATCTCAAGAAGATCGAAAAGTACTAATCGAAACCTTTAGTAATAAACTAGCCTGTTCTACTCAATCTCTAATCAAAGAAATACAAAAAGAAACAAAGGAATATTTTTCAGAAAGATCTAAGCACTTCGAAGATATCATCTCTCCTGTTAATTCCGTTCTCAAAGAATTTAAAAAAAATATCGATGATTATGAGAGAAAACAAGCTGAAGAGCGCGGCTCTCTAAAAGAACAAATCTCTCAGCTAATGGAAGCTGAAAAACAGTTAGAAACACAAACCTCTGCACTAAGAAATATTCTAGCTCATCCAGCCAAAAGAGGCCGTTGGGGTGAAGTGCAGTTGGAAAGAATCCTCGAACTCTCTGGAATGTTAAAATACTGTGATTATGAAATGCAGGTATCCTCTTCATCCGGTCAGTCGAGAGCTGATGCCGTAATCCGCTTACCCCAAAATCGGTGTCTTATCATAGATTCTAAGGCCCCCTTATCAGAAAGTTATCTGGAACAAGGCGAGTACGACAAAGATGACATGATTTCTAGAATCAAAGAACACGTTAGATGTTTAAAAGCAAAAGCTTATTGGGAGAAATTTTCTGAAACACCAGAATTTATTATCCTCTTTTTACCAGGAGAGAGCCTATTTAACGATACCGTTAAACATGCTCCAGAACTTATGGATATCAGTGCTTCTTCCAATGTTCTCATTGCAGGACCTTCCACTCTACTTGCGTTACTGAAAACTGTCGCTCATACTTGGAAACAAGAAAACTTACACCAACAAATTCAAGAAATTGGATCTTTAGGAAAGGAGCTCTACGAACGTCTAGGTGTTGTTTTTAGGCATTTCAATAAATTAGGGAACAATTTAAGGACAGCCTCCCAAAGTTATAACGAATTGGCTTCCAGTCTACGAACTAGGATGTTACCCACAATCAAAAAATTCGAGAAACTGGATGTAGCTCCTCAAAACAAACATATCTCTGAAGTTACTAGTATTGAAATCACTAATAAAGGGCCTCTTCCCATTAACCCAGAGGATGAAGAAGAATTGCTGTTATCAGAAAAACTCCCTTCTTCTATGACAACTAAAGAACTCTTAGATGAATAA